ATCTCGCCCAGGGGGCACCGGTAGTTGCGCTCGAGGATCCGGTACCCCCGGCGGCGAAGCACCTCCACCGCCAGATCCTCCCCGGCCTGGCCGAGTCGGCGGGTCCTCCGCGCGCTCACGACGTCCCGAACAGGCCCTGCTGGACCGGCAGGGCCCCGGCGAGCTCCCGGACCCCCCGGAAGGTGAGCCGGTGGGCCGGGCTGGGCCCCAGCCGGGCCAGGGCCTCGCGGTGGGCCGCGGTGGGGTAGCCCTTGTGGTCCTCGAACCCGTATCCCGGGTACCGCCGGCCCAGCTCCGCCATGAGGGCGTCCCGGTGCTCCTTGGCGATCACCGAGGCGGCCGCGATGGCGAGGCTGCGGCCGTCGCCCCCCACCAGGGTTCGCTGGGGCAGATCGAGGGGCAGGGGGTGGACCCCGTCCACCAGGAGGAGGTCGGGTTCCAGCCCCAGGTCCGCCACGGCCCGGCACATGGCCCGGAGCGAGGCCCGGAGGATGTTCGTCCGGTCGATCTCCTCCGGCGTGGCCTCGCCGACTCCCACGGCAACGGCTGCCTCGCGGATCCTGGGCACCAGCTCGGCCCGGGCCGCCGGCCGCAGCTTCTTGGAGTCGTCCAGGCCTGGGATCCGCACCCCCGGGGGGAGCACCACGGCCGCGGCCACCACCGGCCCGGCGAGCGGGCCGCGGCCCACCTCGTCCACGCCGCACACCCGCCGGGCCCCGGAGGCGTACGCCTCCCGGTCGGGTGTTCCCAGGGGCTCGCGGACCCGGCCCAACCCGGGGCTCCCGTCCCTAGTGGGTGCGCAGTTCCTTGAGCCGCGCCGCCTTGCCCCGCAGGGCCCGCAGGTAGTAGAGCTTGGCCCGACGCACCTTGCTGCGGGAGACCACGTCGATCTTCTCGATCAGGGGGCTGTGGACCGGGAAGGTCCGCTCCACGCCGACCCCGAAGCTCACCTTGCGCACCGTGATCGTCGAGCGGACCCCCCCGCCCTTCTTGGCGATCAGCACCCCCTCGAACACCTGCGTGCGCACCTTCTGCCCCTCCCGGATCCGGTAGTGGACACGCAGCTTGTCGCCGGGGCGCAGGTAGGGGACGTCCATCCGCATCTGCTCGCGTTCCAGCATGTCGATCACGTTCATGGCTGACTCCTTGTTACTTCGGGCCTCCGGCCCGCGTGAAGGCTGGAAAGCTGGAAAGCTGGGAGGTTGAAACGCTCCCAGCAACTTCGGTCGTCGGTCTACGGTCAACGGTCTGGGGTCTTCGGCCCGCCGGGCGGCTAGGCGGCCCGGCGGCTCCCGGGCCTCGACACCAAAGCCTCGGGGGCATGGGGCCTGCTGGAGCGCCCGCCCAACGGCCCGAGATCCCCGGAATTTCTCTAGTTTCTAGTCTCTAGTGTCTAGTCTCTAGCCTACGTCGATCCCTCGCGCATCCCGAACAGCCGGTCCACCACGATCGAGGCGGCGGAGCGCACCGAAAGGTGGTTGTACCCCGTGCCCGCGTCCACCGGCTCGAGCACGTCGTCGCACGCCTCGTACGCCTCGGGGGCCAGGCCCCATCCGGTCCCGAACACCACCAGTCCCCCCGCACCCGGCTCGGCCAACCGCTGACGGGCCGCCGCGAACCCGACCCGCCCCCCCTCCCGGCGGGCCGAGGTGGCGAGCACCCAGGGCCGGCCGCCCCACCGCTCCGCCAGGTCGGCCACGGCCTCGCCCAGGCCGCTCACCAGCCGGACCCCTTCCAGGGCCCGGCGCCGCCAGGGGTTGGTCCGGCCCCCAGCCCCCTGCACCCAGTGGCGGAGCAACCGCTCCAGCAGCTCGGTCTGGGCCCGAAGGGGGGTGACCACGTACAGCCCCGCCAGCCCGTAGGTGGCGGCCAGCCGGGCCAGGTCGTGCACGTCCAGCGGCGTCACGGCCGTGGCCACCACCCCACCGGTGCGGTCGAGCACGGGGTGGTGCACCAGGGCCAGGGCCGCGCTAGCCCTCGTCAACGGTCTCTCCCCGCAGGACCCTCCGGGCCAGTTCCCGCTCCTCGCCCGAGAGGTCGGCCCGCTCCAGGAGGTCCGGCCGGCGCCGCGCCGTGCGGATCACCGCCTGCCGCCGCCGCCACGCGGCGATCTCGCCGTGGTGGCCCGAAAGCAGCACGTCGGGCACCCTCAGCCCCCGGAACTCCCTGGGCCGGGTGTACTGGGGATACTCCAGCAGGCCGGCCGACAGGCTCTCGTCCTCGGGCGAGGCGGCATCCCCCAGCACGCCGGGGATCAACCGGGCCGTGGCCTCGATCACGACCCAGGCCGCGGCCTCCCCCCCCATCAACACGTAGTCCCCCACCGACACCTCGTCGTCGCAAAAGGCCCGGATCCGCTCGTCGAACCCCTCGTACCGGCCGCAGACCAGGGTCAGGCTGCCGGCGCCGGCGAACTCCCGGGCCACCTCCTGGCAGAACGGCCGGCCCTGGGGCGTGAGCAGGACCACCCGGGTGTCCGCGTCGGCCCGGCGCACATGCTCGATGGCGTCCACCACCGGCCCGGGCTTCATGACCATGCCCGCGCCGCCGCCGAAGGGGTAGTCGTCGGTGACCCGGTGGCGGCCCTCGCCGAACGGCCTGAGATCCACCAGGTCCACCCGGACACGGCCCTCTGTCACGGCCCGTCCCAGGATCCCCTCATCCAGGGGGCCGCGGAAGAACCCCGGAAACAGGGTGACGACGTGGACGGTCAGTCCCAGAGGCCCTCCGGCACCCGCACCACGATCCGCCCCGCCTCGGGGGCGATCTCCAGGACCCATTGTCTGACCACCGGGAGCATCCATTCCCGCCCTTGCCCGCTCCGGATCACCAGCACGTCGTGGGCGCCCGAGTCGAACACGTCGACCACCGTGCCCAGGATCCGGCCCTGTTCGTCCGCCACCTCGCAGCCCGGCAGGTCGGCATGGTAGTACTCGCCCTCATCCAGGGGGGGCAGCTCGGCCCGGTCCACGTACAGCACCGCGTGGGTCAACTCCCGCGCGGCCTCGGGGGTGTCGTACCCCTCGAACTTGACGAGCACGAACCGGCCGTGGAGCCGGTGGTGCTCCACCCGGATCGGCTCCGGCCCCCGGCCCCGATCCACGTAGAAGCGGGTGTATCCCTGGAGGCCCCGGGGCAGGTTTCCCCGGGGGTCGACCCGCACCTCGCCCCGCACCCCGTGGGGCCGGCCGATCCGGCCGACGGCGACGTGGCGGACCCGGGTCACGGCAGCCGCACCGGGAACTTACGAGCCCGAGGCCTCCGGCCGCTTGGCGTGGGCCTTGGCCCACACGCCGGTCTTGCGCAGCAGGCTCACCACGGTGTCGGAGGCCTTGGCCCCGTTCTCCAGCCAGTACAGGACCCGGTCCTCCTTCACCTCGATGGTGGCGGGATCGGTCAGGGGGTTGTAGGTGCCCAGCACCTCCAGGAACCGCCCGTCCCGGGGGGCCTCGGAAGGCGCCGCCACGATCCGGTAGAAGGGGCGCTTCTTGGCGCCGTGGCGAGCCAGTCGGATGCGTACAGCCATGGGTTTCACTCCTCACGAGGTTCGATCACGGCCGGGCCCATGGGCCCGGCCCCGTCACGCTCTCACACCGGAAGGCGGGGCATCCAGCCGCCCCGCCTCTTTTTCTTCTTGCCCCCGCCCTTGCGGCCCACCCCGAGCACGCCCATCCGCTTCATCATCTTCCGGGCGTCCTGGTAGCGACGGATCAGGCGGTTCACATCCTCGACCCGGGTGCCGCTGCCCCGGGCAATCCGGCGGCGGCGGCTCGCATTCAGGATCTCGGGCCGGCGACGCTCCTCCGGGGTCATGCTGTCCACGATCGCGATCACCCGCACGAGCTCCCGCTCGTCCACCCGCAGGTTCTTCACCTGCCCCATTCCGGGCACCATCTTGAGCAGGTCCTCCAGGCTGCCCAGCTTGCGCAGCATGCGCAGCTGGTCCCGGAAGTCCTCCAGGGTGAAGCGGTTGGACCGGAGCTTCTCCTCCAGCTCCTTTGCCGAGTCCTCGTCGATGGCCTGCTCGGCCTTCTCGATGAGGCTCATCACGTCGCCCATGCCCAGGATGCGCGACGCCATCCGCTCGGGGTGGAACACCTCGAGGGCGTCGAGCTTCTCGCCCACGCCCACCAGCTTGATGGGCCGCTGGGTGACGGCCTGGATCGACAGGGCCGCTCCCCCGCGGGCGTCGCCGTCCGCCTTGGTCAGGACCACCCCCGTGATGCCCACGGCCTCGTCGAACGCCTTGGCCACGTTCACCGCGTCCTGGCCGGTCATGGCGTCGGCCACGAGCAGGATCTCCCGGGGATCCAGGAGCTCCTTGAGCCGGCGGAGCTCGTCCATGAGCTCCTCGTCCACGTGGAGCCGCCCCGCGGTGTCCACGATGACCGTGTCGTACCCGCCCTTGCGGGCCTCCTCCAGGGCGGCCCGACAGATCTCCACCGGATCCTGATCGGGGCGCGAGGGGTACACGGCCACGCCCACGTCCGACGCCACCTTCTGGAGCTGGTCGATGGCCGCGGGCCGGTACACGTCGGCCGGCACCAGATAGGGATCCCGGCCCGCCCGGCGCTTCAGGTGGAGCGCCAGCTTGCCGGCCGTGGTCGTCTTGCCCGAGCCCTGGAGCCCCACCAGCATCACCGGCACCGGGGGCTTTCCGGCCACGTCCAAGGGGGCCACGTGCTCGCCCATCATCCGGACGAGCTCGTCGTGGACGATCTTGATCACCGTCTGGGCCGGGGTGAGGCTCCGCATCACCTCCTGGCCCTGGGCGCGTTCCCGCACCGCCTCCACGAACCGGCGCACCACCCGGTAGTGCACGTCGGCTTCCAGGAGCGCGAGGCGTACCTCTCTCAGCGCCGCCTGGATGTCCTTCTCGCCCAGGCGACCCTTGCCCCGCAACGAACGGAACACGCCGCTCAGTTTTTCGGACAGCGAATCGAACATGCGCAGAAGCCCCGGCCCGAGCGCACAACTCGAGCGTCCCCCGGATTTTTCGGAAACGGGAACTATAGGGAAGGCGTCAAGAAGGTGTCAAGGAGAAACGCCCGCAGCCAGGAACCGATCCCCGGGCTCCAGGCCCACACGGCTCTCCACCACCACGGCCGACGAGGTCTTGTCCTCCACCCCGATCACCACGGCCCGGGCCAGGGGGCTGCGCAGGTCCACCATCCCCTGGGCGCTCCGCCTGGCCTCGCTCGCCGGGAACTCCACCACGAGACCCCGCTCGACCCCATGGATCCGCCCCCGGTCCAGAAAGATCAGGTCCTGCTCCCCGTACACGCTGCGGTCGGGCTCTCCCCGCAGGACCACCCCCTCCAACCCCCGGGTGGTGGGCACCGCCGCCACCTCCACCGCGGGCGGCCGGTAGGCCATGACCCCCGCCCCGTTCTCCACGGCGTCGTACCCCTCCACGATCCTGGCGACGGCCCGGCCTCCGCCGGACGAGACCACCTCCAGATGCGCCAGGATCCGGACATATCGGCCCATCGGCTCGCCGTTGCTGGGGTGGAGCACCTCCTGACGGTCGTCGAACGCGGTGAGCCGGGTGCCCGGTGCGGGTGCCCGCCCGGAGGCCCAGGCGATCTCGATCTCCTCACCGGGGGCGTAGACCACCTTCCGCTGGGAGCGGGTGTCCACGGTGCCCAGCCGGGGCAGGGGGTGGGACGAGATGAAGTCCTGGGTGCGGGCCCGGGCGAACCGGTACACGGGCCGGGCGGCTCCCTCCGCCCCCGCGGCCGGGGTGCCCCGCTGCGGGGCCGGCGCCCCGGCGGCCTCGGCCATCGTCCCAGCCCCTTGGGCGGGCGTGAGCCGTTCCACCGGCAACCGGACGATTCGGGGCTCCGGCCGGGCCGGCCGGCCAGCGGACCGGTCGAACCGGATCTCTTCGCCCGGGAAGATCCAATGGGGGTTGCGGATGTGGGGGTTCATGGCCCACAGCTCGGGCCACAGGGACGGATCGTTCCACTGCCGCCCCGAGAGGTCCCACAGGGTGTCCCCGGGCGCCACCCGATAGGAGGGCTCGGCCGCGCCCACGGTCAGGGCTGTGCACACCCACACCGCCGCCGCACAAACGATCCGTGCCTTCACGGTCAGTCCTCCTCGCCCTGAAGCCGCCTTCGCGCCTCGCGGGCCGCGTCCGCCTGGGGGTACCGCTCCACCACCCGGGTCCAGAACACCCGGGCCTTGTCCGCCTCGCCCAGCCGGTCGTAGGCCAGCCCGATCTTCAGCAGGGCGTCGGGCGCCTTGGGCTCGTGGCCGTAGCGGTCCACCACCTTCTGGAACTCCACGATCGCCTGCTCGTACTGGCCCTGGGAGTAGTAACACTCGCCGATCCAGTACTGGGCGTTGTCCGCGTACTCGTGGTCCGGGTAGCGCTGAACGAACTCCTCGAAGTCCAGGATGGCCGCGCCGTAGCGTCCCTCGCGGTACGCGTTGAACGCCCGGCGGTACAGGTCGGCCGGCGCGGACAGGTCGGTGCGGGGCTCGGGCGCGGCCTGGGGCGGCTCGAGCTTCACCACCTTGAGCCGGGGCTCGGGCGCGGCGACCGGTTTCTTTTCGGCCACCCGCTCCAACGACTCAAGCCGGGCCTCCTGGGCATCGAGCCGCTCCCGCAGCCCCAGGAGGACCCGATTCATCTCGTCGAGCCGCAGCTCCAGCCGGGCCCTTCCTTGCTCCAGCTCCCGGACCCGGGCCTCCCAGGCCGGCGGCTGCTCCTTGGGCGGCGCGGCGGCGCACGCCCCCAGCCCGAGCACCACGACCGTTGCAGCAACAGACTTCGTAGCGGTGTTCACGGGTTCCCGACCTCCCGATCGAGGGTGATCCCATCGGCCCCGGCGTGGCCGGCGGCGCACCGGGACGCGCATACCATACCACCGGCCTTCTCGTCCACCAAGAACGCGGGGTTTGACAACGGCGTTTGTTTGTTATTACGCTTCACAAGCGACCGACGATCTTCGAGCCTGGATGATTCACGAGCGTTCGTCGCGAAGCCGGCGATGGTGCTTTCCGGTCGGGACGATGCCGAGGTGCGAGCAGGCTCCGGACCCCCTGGAATCGGGGCCTCGGCAGAAGAGCTCACGGATCATCCGGGCCGCCCCCAGCGGGGAAGGAGCGGGATCCATGCAAAGCCCCAAGGTTCCCGAAGCCACCATCAAGCGGCTCTCGATCTACATGCGGGTGCTCAAGGATCTGGAACGGAAGGGGGTCGAGGTAATCTCCAGCGCCGAGCTGGCCGATATATGTGGGGTCAACGCGGCCCAGATCCGCAAGGACCTGACCTATTTCGGGGAGTTCGGGGTGAGGGGGGTGGGCTACTACGTGAAGGAGCTCCACTTCGACATCCGAAAGGTGCTGGGCCTGAACCAGAAGCGCAACATCGCGCTGATCGGCGTGGGCAACCTGGGCCGGGCGCTGGCGAGCTACCGAAGCTTCACCGAGCACGGGTACGTGTTCGTGGCCGCCTTCGACGTGGACCCGAAAAAGGTGGGCACGTTCCTGCCCACCGGGGTGCCCATCGAGCATCTGGACGAGCTGCCCCGGGTGGCCCGCGAGAAGCACATCGAGATCGCGATCGTCACCACCCCGGCCGAGGCGGCACAGGATGCCGCCGATGCGGCGGTGCGGGCCGGCATCAAGGGGATCCTGAACTTCGCGCCGGTCCAGATCAGCGTGCCGGAGCACGTGAAGGTGAAAAAGGTTGACCTGACCACGGAGTTCGATAACTTGGTGTATCACCTGTCATCCGGAGCGTAGGGACGGACACGATGGCCGACTGGATCCTGGAAAACCCCGAGAACGTTTCCGAAGCCGACATCGTGGTCGGCATCCCCAGCTACAACGAGGCCGATGCGATCGCGTTTCCCACCCAGCAAGCGTCCTTGGGCCTGCAGGAGTACTTCAAGGGCTACCGCACGGTGATCGTCAACTGCGACAACGCGAGCACCGACAACACCAAGGACGCGTTCTTCAACGCCCCCTGCGAGGTGCCGCGGATCTACGTGTCCACCCCGCCGGGGGTAAAGGGCAAGGGCAACAACTTCCGGAACCTGTTCCGGTTGGTGACGGAGCTGGGCGCCCAGGCCGTGGTGGTGGTGGACGCAGACCTCAAGAGCATCACCCCCAGGTGGATCAAGGCCCTGGGCGATCCGCTCCTGGACGACTTCGGGTTCGTGGCGCCCCTGTACCTGCGCCACAAGTACGACGGCACCATCACGAACAACATCGCCTACCCTCTCACCCGGTGCCTCTACGGTCGGCGGGTGCGCCAACCCATCGGCGGCGACTTCGGGTTCTCGGGGGAGCTGGCCCGATTCTACCTGGAGCACGAGACCTGGAACGACGACGTGGCCCAGTTCGGCATCGATATCTGGATGACCACCCTGGCCATGTACTTCCGCAAACCCATCACCCAAGCGTTCCTGGGCCGGCCCAAGATCCACCGGCCCAAGGATCCGGCGGCGAGCCTGGGGCCCATGTTTCGCCAGGTGGTGGGGACCATCTTCCACCTGATGGAGCCGTTCGCCCCGTTCTGGCGCGAGGTTCGCCGCAGCCGCCCCACGGCGATCTTCGGCTTCGGGCTGGGCGAGACGGAGCAGCCGCCGCCGGTCAACGTGAACGTGGACGCCCTGTACGAGAAGTTCCGGGACGGAGCCGATCGCTACGACGCCGCGTGGAAGGAGGCCCTCGCGCCGGCCACCTACGCCAAGCTCGCCGAGGTGCGGCAGCTCGAGCCCGCCCACTTCGAGTTCCCGATCCCCCTGTGGGCCCACGTGCTCTACGACATGGCGGTGGCCCACCGCGACCGGGTGCTGCCGCGGGAGGAGCTGCTGGACTCCCTGGCGCCCCTGTACTTCGGCCGCACCCTTTCGTTCGTGCGGTCCACCGAGGGGATGGCGCTCCGGCAGGCCGAGGAGTACGTGGAGGACCAGTGCCTGGTGTTCGAGGACGCCAAGCCGTACCTGGTCGAGCGCTGGGGCGCCTGACCCGCATCCGTCGGAAAGGAGGAGGACGTGGCCCGGATCCTGATCGTGGACGACGAGGAACACATCCGCACCCTCTACACGTTGGAGCTGGAGGACGAGGGGCACGAGGTGTACGCCCTGGAGAGCGGGCGGAACATCGTGGAGCACGTGGAGTCGTTCCGCCCGGACGTGGTGATCCTGGACATCAAGATGGTGGACGTCAGCGGCCTGGACGTGCTCCAGGAGATCCGCAACCGGTTCTACGACCTGCCGGTGATCCTGTGCTCCGCCTACGGCTCGTACAAGGGGGACATCAAGAGCGTGGCCGCCGACTACTACGTGGTGAAGTCGTCCGACCTGACGGAGCTCAAGCGGAAGATCGAGCAGGCCCTCGAGGCGAGGATCCCCCAGGACTGACCCTTCCCGGCGCCCGGCGCGCACAGGCCGGCCCCCGGGGGCCGGCTTTTTTGCTGCGCCACCCTCACCCCAGCGGACATCCCCATGGTCAAGTACATCGCGGTGGCGGGCAACATGGGCAGCGGCAAGTCCAGCCTGGTGGAGTTCCTGTGCCGCCGGTACCCAGAGATCCGTCCGTTCTACGAGCGCAACGCCGAGAACCCCTACCTGGCCGACTTCTACCGGGACATGGACCGGTGGGCGTTCCACTCCCAGGTGTACTTCCTCACCCTCAAGTTCCGGGTACACCAGGAGCTGGACGCCTGCCCCCAGACCGTGATCCAGGACCGCACCATCTACGAGGACGCCGAGATCTTCGCCGAGAACCTCCACCGACGGGGCCACCTGACCGGCCGGGACTACCGGGCCTACCGCCTGCTGTACGAGACCATCCGCGCCAGCCTCAACCCGCCGGACCTGCTGATCTACCTGAAGTCGAGCATGTCCACGATCCGGCGACGCATCCGTCGCCGGGGTCGGGACTACGAGCAGGCCGTGGACCCGGCCTACCTCCGGGACCTCAACCGCCTGTACCGGTCCTGGATCCGACGCTACGACCTCTCGCCGGTCCTGGTGATCGACGCGGACCGTCTGGACTTCATCCACGATCTGGTGGACCGGCTGGAGGTGCTGGAGACGATCGAGCGGTACCTGTAGTACCACGTTGCGCTCAAATCCACTGGACCCCTGGGCCGAGGGACCTGCCGGAGAGCCGGGTGCGGCTCCTCAGCTCGCCGCGCAGCGCCTCTGACGCTCGGACCCCGAAATGATTCGGATTCCACCGAGTTGCCATGAGACCAGCTCTTCGGTTTCGTGCCTGCGCGGCGAGCCTTAGTGCCCGGCTTCGCGCACGGCCGGAGGCAGGTCCCTTTCTCCGCCCCGACGAGAACTCTCGGTTTGAACGCAACTCGGTATAGCCCCGCTCCAGCGCTTGACAGTTTTTTCACCCATCGTCTAGCGTTGCCCGCTACGGAGAGGAGCCGGATGCCCCGACTCGTTCTCGCTTCCGCCTCGCCCCGCCGCCGCGAGCTCCTGGCCGCGGCGGGGATCGACGCGGCCGTGTTTCCCACGGGGGTGGACGAGACCCTGCCCCCCGACACTCCCCTGGAGGAGGGCCTCCGGAAGGTGGCCCTGCGCAAGGCCCGGGCGGCCCGGGACGAGTTCCCGGCCGACTGGATCCTCGCGGCCGACACGGCGGTGGTTCTCGACCGGCGGGTGCTCGGAAAGCCGGCGGACCGGGAAGAGGCCGCCGCCATGCTCCGGGCGCTCTCGGGCCGGAGCCACCGGGTGATCACGGCCGTGGCCCTGCTGGGCCCCGGGGGAGCCGGGGCCGCTCGGACCTGCACCACCCGCGTGTGGTTCCGGCCCTTGGACGAGGAGCAGATCGCGTGGTACACGGCCCTGCCGGAGCCCTACGACAAGGCCGGGGCCTACGCGATCCAGGGCAGCGCGGCAGGGTTCGTGGAACGGATCGAGGGCTCGTACACGAACGTGGTGGGGCTGCCCCTGGCGGAGACCCTGGAGATGCTCGGAGGGACGGGCCTCCTCCCCTGGGAGGCCCCTCGGGCCCCTGCGGGGCCGTCTAGAGACTAGAGACTAGAAAAAGCAAGGGCTTCGGACCGTTGGGCGGGCGCTCCGGCAGGCCCCACGCCCCCGAGGCTTTGGTGTCGAGGCCCGGGAGCCGCCGGGCCGCCCAGCCGCCCAGCGGACCGAAGGCCCGAAAAGGTGATGGAGATGGACCACACAACCGAGATCGCCGAGCGGTACCGGGCCGTCCTGGAGCGGGTGCGGCGGGCGGCCGAGGCAGCCGGCCGCGACCCCCACGGGATCGTGCTGGTGGCCGTGTCCAAGAGGATGGGCCCGGAGCGGATCGAGGCGGCGTACCGGGCCGGGGCCCGGGACTTCGGGGAGAACTACGTCCAGGAGGCCCTGTCCAAGGTGGACCGCTTGCCCCCGGACGCCCGATGGCACATGATCGGCCACCTCCAGTCCAACAAGGCCCGTCGGGCGGTGGAGACGTTCGACT
This is a stretch of genomic DNA from Deferrisoma camini S3R1. It encodes these proteins:
- a CDS encoding ribonuclease HII; the protein is MGRVREPLGTPDREAYASGARRVCGVDEVGRGPLAGPVVAAAVVLPPGVRIPGLDDSKKLRPAARAELVPRIREAAVAVGVGEATPEEIDRTNILRASLRAMCRAVADLGLEPDLLLVDGVHPLPLDLPQRTLVGGDGRSLAIAAASVIAKEHRDALMAELGRRYPGYGFEDHKGYPTAAHREALARLGPSPAHRLTFRGVRELAGALPVQQGLFGTS
- a CDS encoding glycosyltransferase family protein, which codes for MADWILENPENVSEADIVVGIPSYNEADAIAFPTQQASLGLQEYFKGYRTVIVNCDNASTDNTKDAFFNAPCEVPRIYVSTPPGVKGKGNNFRNLFRLVTELGAQAVVVVDADLKSITPRWIKALGDPLLDDFGFVAPLYLRHKYDGTITNNIAYPLTRCLYGRRVRQPIGGDFGFSGELARFYLEHETWNDDVAQFGIDIWMTTLAMYFRKPITQAFLGRPKIHRPKDPAASLGPMFRQVVGTIFHLMEPFAPFWREVRRSRPTAIFGFGLGETEQPPPVNVNVDALYEKFRDGADRYDAAWKEALAPATYAKLAEVRQLEPAHFEFPIPLWAHVLYDMAVAHRDRVLPREELLDSLAPLYFGRTLSFVRSTEGMALRQAEEYVEDQCLVFEDAKPYLVERWGA
- a CDS encoding response regulator, whose product is MARILIVDDEEHIRTLYTLELEDEGHEVYALESGRNIVEHVESFRPDVVILDIKMVDVSGLDVLQEIRNRFYDLPVILCSAYGSYKGDIKSVAADYYVVKSSDLTELKRKIEQALEARIPQD
- a CDS encoding RNA methyltransferase, whose translation is MTRASAALALVHHPVLDRTGGVVATAVTPLDVHDLARLAATYGLAGLYVVTPLRAQTELLERLLRHWVQGAGGRTNPWRRRALEGVRLVSGLGEAVADLAERWGGRPWVLATSARREGGRVGFAAARQRLAEPGAGGLVVFGTGWGLAPEAYEACDDVLEPVDAGTGYNHLSVRSAASIVVDRLFGMREGST
- the rplS gene encoding 50S ribosomal protein L19, translating into MNVIDMLEREQMRMDVPYLRPGDKLRVHYRIREGQKVRTQVFEGVLIAKKGGGVRSTITVRKVSFGVGVERTFPVHSPLIEKIDVVSRSKVRRAKLYYLRALRGKAARLKELRTH
- the ybgF gene encoding tol-pal system protein YbgF, translated to MNTATKSVAATVVVLGLGACAAAPPKEQPPAWEARVRELEQGRARLELRLDEMNRVLLGLRERLDAQEARLESLERVAEKKPVAAPEPRLKVVKLEPPQAAPEPRTDLSAPADLYRRAFNAYREGRYGAAILDFEEFVQRYPDHEYADNAQYWIGECYYSQGQYEQAIVEFQKVVDRYGHEPKAPDALLKIGLAYDRLGEADKARVFWTRVVERYPQADAAREARRRLQGEED
- a CDS encoding redox-sensing transcriptional repressor Rex, which gives rise to MQSPKVPEATIKRLSIYMRVLKDLERKGVEVISSAELADICGVNAAQIRKDLTYFGEFGVRGVGYYVKELHFDIRKVLGLNQKRNIALIGVGNLGRALASYRSFTEHGYVFVAAFDVDPKKVGTFLPTGVPIEHLDELPRVAREKHIEIAIVTTPAEAAQDAADAAVRAGIKGILNFAPVQISVPEHVKVKKVDLTTEFDNLVYHLSSGA
- the ffh gene encoding signal recognition particle protein — encoded protein: MFDSLSEKLSGVFRSLRGKGRLGEKDIQAALREVRLALLEADVHYRVVRRFVEAVRERAQGQEVMRSLTPAQTVIKIVHDELVRMMGEHVAPLDVAGKPPVPVMLVGLQGSGKTTTAGKLALHLKRRAGRDPYLVPADVYRPAAIDQLQKVASDVGVAVYPSRPDQDPVEICRAALEEARKGGYDTVIVDTAGRLHVDEELMDELRRLKELLDPREILLVADAMTGQDAVNVAKAFDEAVGITGVVLTKADGDARGGAALSIQAVTQRPIKLVGVGEKLDALEVFHPERMASRILGMGDVMSLIEKAEQAIDEDSAKELEEKLRSNRFTLEDFRDQLRMLRKLGSLEDLLKMVPGMGQVKNLRVDERELVRVIAIVDSMTPEERRRPEILNASRRRRIARGSGTRVEDVNRLIRRYQDARKMMKRMGVLGVGRKGGGKKKKRRGGWMPRLPV
- a CDS encoding Maf family protein; translated protein: MPRLVLASASPRRRELLAAAGIDAAVFPTGVDETLPPDTPLEEGLRKVALRKARAARDEFPADWILAADTAVVLDRRVLGKPADREEAAAMLRALSGRSHRVITAVALLGPGGAGAARTCTTRVWFRPLDEEQIAWYTALPEPYDKAGAYAIQGSAAGFVERIEGSYTNVVGLPLAETLEMLGGTGLLPWEAPRAPAGPSRD
- a CDS encoding deoxynucleoside kinase, with amino-acid sequence MVKYIAVAGNMGSGKSSLVEFLCRRYPEIRPFYERNAENPYLADFYRDMDRWAFHSQVYFLTLKFRVHQELDACPQTVIQDRTIYEDAEIFAENLHRRGHLTGRDYRAYRLLYETIRASLNPPDLLIYLKSSMSTIRRRIRRRGRDYEQAVDPAYLRDLNRLYRSWIRRYDLSPVLVIDADRLDFIHDLVDRLEVLETIERYL
- the rimM gene encoding ribosome maturation factor RimM (Essential for efficient processing of 16S rRNA), yielding MTRVRHVAVGRIGRPHGVRGEVRVDPRGNLPRGLQGYTRFYVDRGRGPEPIRVEHHRLHGRFVLVKFEGYDTPEAARELTHAVLYVDRAELPPLDEGEYYHADLPGCEVADEQGRILGTVVDVFDSGAHDVLVIRSGQGREWMLPVVRQWVLEIAPEAGRIVVRVPEGLWD
- the trmD gene encoding tRNA (guanosine(37)-N1)-methyltransferase TrmD — encoded protein: MTVHVVTLFPGFFRGPLDEGILGRAVTEGRVRVDLVDLRPFGEGRHRVTDDYPFGGGAGMVMKPGPVVDAIEHVRRADADTRVVLLTPQGRPFCQEVAREFAGAGSLTLVCGRYEGFDERIRAFCDDEVSVGDYVLMGGEAAAWVVIEATARLIPGVLGDAASPEDESLSAGLLEYPQYTRPREFRGLRVPDVLLSGHHGEIAAWRRRQAVIRTARRRPDLLERADLSGEERELARRVLRGETVDEG
- the rpsP gene encoding 30S ribosomal protein S16; the encoded protein is MAVRIRLARHGAKKRPFYRIVAAPSEAPRDGRFLEVLGTYNPLTDPATIEVKEDRVLYWLENGAKASDTVVSLLRKTGVWAKAHAKRPEASGS
- a CDS encoding LysM peptidoglycan-binding domain-containing protein — protein: MKARIVCAAAVWVCTALTVGAAEPSYRVAPGDTLWDLSGRQWNDPSLWPELWAMNPHIRNPHWIFPGEEIRFDRSAGRPARPEPRIVRLPVERLTPAQGAGTMAEAAGAPAPQRGTPAAGAEGAARPVYRFARARTQDFISSHPLPRLGTVDTRSQRKVVYAPGEEIEIAWASGRAPAPGTRLTAFDDRQEVLHPSNGEPMGRYVRILAHLEVVSSGGGRAVARIVEGYDAVENGAGVMAYRPPAVEVAAVPTTRGLEGVVLRGEPDRSVYGEQDLIFLDRGRIHGVERGLVVEFPASEARRSAQGMVDLRSPLARAVVIGVEDKTSSAVVVESRVGLEPGDRFLAAGVSP